In one Vulgatibacter incomptus genomic region, the following are encoded:
- a CDS encoding TolC family protein has translation MNPLRMLAVPLLLAPLSAFGQQEPPSRVGNEEPGSPQIQGELGAPPILDIGETPPEVIPDSGAPVISLDELLQRAEATGGNQDLVVLRERLVQANESVTRAWSVLLPQVNAAVTYTRNQHEAVIPFPNFAAGFTQGTNPDGSASLTPNETLNIAIQKFNQWNAVGSASMPILLMPAYFGISAANLGVTATEQSITYARNQLILGITQAYYGAVASRRLIEVSYSQVQTQKEQERVAKAQFDVGQVPKVNFLRAAVSRAQAEQDLVRAQNAYVTTKLALQQLTGVAEPFDITTPAPVVAPDGSIDELIRVGLENRQDLAASRTSVDIANRVVKSYYWQYAPVISANGQYLWANTGGFSGQNTSWLAQVTASIKIFDGGARYADGRIARSQRRQAEAQAISNERSVVQDVQNGLLNLESARANLIKAEEQVRLATENADLVRSQYDAGAATYLDVVDAYNARFASQVQVVTNELNVQVASLELTRSIGKFGVQQFR, from the coding sequence ATGAATCCGCTTCGAATGCTCGCCGTACCCCTGCTCCTCGCGCCACTGTCGGCTTTCGGGCAGCAGGAGCCGCCCTCGCGCGTAGGGAACGAGGAGCCCGGCTCACCGCAGATTCAGGGAGAGCTCGGCGCACCGCCGATCCTCGACATCGGCGAGACCCCGCCGGAGGTGATCCCCGACTCGGGCGCGCCGGTCATCTCCCTCGACGAGCTCCTGCAGCGCGCGGAGGCCACGGGCGGCAACCAGGACCTGGTCGTCCTGCGTGAGCGGCTCGTGCAGGCGAACGAGAGCGTGACCCGCGCCTGGTCCGTCCTCTTGCCCCAGGTGAACGCTGCGGTCACCTACACGCGCAACCAGCACGAGGCGGTCATCCCCTTCCCGAACTTCGCGGCGGGGTTCACGCAGGGGACCAATCCGGACGGCAGCGCGAGCCTCACGCCCAACGAGACGCTGAACATCGCGATCCAGAAGTTCAACCAGTGGAACGCAGTCGGCAGCGCGTCGATGCCGATCCTGCTCATGCCCGCGTACTTCGGGATCTCGGCGGCGAACCTCGGCGTCACGGCCACCGAGCAGAGCATCACGTACGCTCGGAACCAGCTCATCCTCGGGATCACCCAGGCCTACTACGGCGCCGTGGCCAGCCGCCGTCTGATCGAGGTCTCGTACTCCCAGGTCCAGACGCAGAAGGAGCAGGAGCGGGTCGCGAAGGCGCAGTTCGACGTGGGGCAGGTCCCGAAGGTCAACTTCCTGCGCGCCGCGGTGTCCCGCGCTCAGGCCGAGCAGGATCTCGTCCGCGCGCAGAACGCCTACGTGACCACCAAGCTCGCGCTCCAGCAGCTCACGGGCGTGGCCGAGCCCTTCGACATCACGACCCCCGCGCCGGTGGTGGCACCTGACGGGAGCATCGACGAGCTCATCCGCGTCGGCCTGGAGAACCGCCAGGATCTCGCGGCCAGCCGCACCTCCGTGGACATCGCCAATCGGGTGGTCAAGTCGTACTACTGGCAGTACGCGCCGGTGATCTCCGCGAATGGTCAGTACCTGTGGGCGAACACGGGGGGCTTCTCCGGCCAGAACACGAGCTGGCTCGCCCAGGTCACCGCGTCGATCAAGATCTTCGATGGCGGTGCCCGCTACGCGGACGGGCGGATCGCCCGCTCGCAGCGTCGCCAGGCGGAGGCCCAGGCGATATCCAACGAGCGCAGCGTGGTGCAGGACGTCCAGAACGGGCTCCTGAACCTCGAGAGCGCCCGCGCCAACCTGATCAAGGCCGAGGAGCAGGTGCGCCTCGCCACCGAGAACGCGGACCTCGTCCGCTCGCAGTACGACGCGGGCGCGGCCACCTACCTCGACGTCGTCGACGCCTACAACGCGCGCTTCGCGTCCCAGGTCCAGGTCGTGACCAACGAGCTCAACGTCCAGGTGGCCTCGCTCGAGCTCACCCGGTCGATCGGGAAGTTCGGCGTCCAGCAGTTCCGCTGA